The Deltaproteobacteria bacterium genome window below encodes:
- a CDS encoding CoA-transferase — translation MEYTPGELMVTTAARMISDGNVVFVGMRLPLLAFLLAKETHAPNAVGLFENGVVRDVPALAPIVTMGDPPNLAHALLCGDMMEVMGYLQKGRVDVGFIGGAQIDRFGNLNTTWIGPEKDRRVRLPGSGGAADIASLSHKLLIIMTHQKRRFVEKVDYVTSPGYGSGSTWRRDIGLVRGGPEAVITTLGVLRFDSITKEAMLTQVHPSISPDQVKEETGWDLKTASEIIRTPEPTAEELKIIRTYDPHGFWTQ, via the coding sequence ATGGAGTATACGCCTGGTGAACTGATGGTAACCACGGCCGCCCGAATGATCTCGGACGGGAACGTAGTGTTCGTGGGTATGCGGCTGCCTTTGCTGGCCTTTCTGCTGGCCAAAGAAACCCATGCCCCGAACGCCGTTGGCCTTTTCGAGAACGGCGTTGTTCGGGACGTCCCGGCGCTGGCGCCCATTGTTACCATGGGCGATCCTCCCAACCTGGCGCATGCTCTCCTCTGTGGCGATATGATGGAAGTCATGGGATATCTGCAGAAGGGTCGGGTGGACGTGGGGTTTATCGGAGGCGCCCAAATCGACCGTTTCGGGAACTTGAACACGACCTGGATCGGACCGGAGAAGGATCGTCGGGTCCGTTTGCCGGGCAGCGGCGGTGCGGCGGATATTGCTTCATTGAGTCATAAACTTCTAATAATCATGACTCATCAGAAGCGACGCTTTGTCGAGAAGGTCGATTACGTTACTTCGCCGGGATACGGTTCAGGAAGCACATGGCGGAGGGATATCGGCCTTGTAAGAGGGGGCCCGGAGGCCGTCATCACCACATTGGGCGTGCTGCGTTTCGATTCCATTACAAAGGAAGCGATGCTGACCCAGGTGCACCCATCGATTTCACCGGACCAGGTTAAGGAGGAAACCGGATGGGACTTGAAGACGGCCTCTGAAATCATCCGCACACCGGAACCCACCGCGGAGGAACTGAAGATTATTCGAACGTATGATCCCCATGGGTTCTGGACTCAATAG
- a CDS encoding FAD-binding oxidoreductase: MKEFTQIQAGTLSGFVEAERFSVGQSYRELHLHDISPHRGELPAGIIWPVTTEEISNILAWTYRNDIPVTPWGVGTSTEGNPVPTKGGLVMDLSRMDRILEIRPQDLQADVQPGVLRKELNRQTGKHGLFFPPDPGADATIGGMIANNASGVQTIKYGATKDYVLRLTVVLPHGEVIQTGCTARKSSSGYDLARLFVGSEGTLGVITEATLRLAGIPARHLAVTVVFPDLKSASEAVALIIGSGLEPAALELLTPGLIGLMNREKGLGLVEQPSLFCEFHGISNVTLKETSDLAKEICETCGATDFRHGFEEAERKDLWRARHEAWETIHRAHPNKETLIVDAAVPISKYPEMTVFSQLLVDERNVSGYVFGHAGDGNLHVVMAADPNDAKEWSKLEEINEVIVRRAVKLGGTCTGEHGVGIGKRKFMELEHGRSYELMKRIKDLLDPKGLMNPGKIFM, from the coding sequence ATGAAAGAATTCACACAGATACAGGCCGGGACTCTATCCGGTTTTGTAGAGGCCGAGCGTTTCTCCGTTGGGCAGTCCTACCGGGAATTGCACCTTCATGATATCTCGCCTCACCGGGGCGAACTGCCGGCAGGCATCATCTGGCCCGTAACCACCGAGGAAATTTCGAATATCCTCGCTTGGACGTACCGGAACGACATCCCCGTCACACCCTGGGGGGTCGGCACCAGTACGGAGGGAAATCCTGTTCCCACCAAGGGAGGTCTCGTGATGGACCTCTCCAGGATGGATCGCATACTCGAGATTCGCCCCCAAGATCTTCAGGCCGACGTTCAGCCCGGGGTGCTGAGAAAGGAACTGAACCGACAGACGGGCAAACACGGCCTGTTTTTCCCGCCGGATCCCGGGGCGGACGCCACCATCGGCGGCATGATCGCCAACAACGCTTCCGGAGTACAGACCATCAAGTACGGCGCCACCAAGGATTACGTATTGAGACTCACTGTTGTCCTGCCCCACGGGGAGGTCATTCAAACAGGATGCACGGCGCGCAAGTCCTCTTCCGGTTACGATCTTGCACGCCTTTTCGTCGGTTCTGAAGGCACCCTCGGGGTGATTACGGAAGCCACTCTCAGGCTGGCGGGAATTCCCGCACGCCATTTGGCCGTTACGGTAGTTTTCCCTGACTTGAAGAGCGCTTCGGAAGCCGTGGCCCTGATCATCGGTTCCGGCTTGGAACCCGCGGCCCTGGAACTTCTGACTCCCGGGCTTATAGGACTGATGAATCGGGAAAAAGGACTTGGACTGGTGGAACAGCCCTCGTTATTCTGTGAGTTTCACGGAATCAGCAATGTCACATTGAAGGAAACGTCGGATCTGGCGAAAGAGATCTGCGAGACCTGCGGCGCCACGGATTTCCGGCACGGGTTCGAGGAGGCGGAGCGTAAAGACCTCTGGCGGGCCCGGCACGAAGCCTGGGAAACGATTCACCGGGCCCACCCGAACAAGGAAACGCTGATCGTGGACGCCGCCGTCCCTATTTCGAAGTATCCGGAAATGACGGTTTTTTCCCAGCTTCTTGTGGATGAGCGCAATGTTTCCGGGTACGTTTTCGGTCATGCCGGAGACGGAAACCTGCACGTGGTCATGGCTGCAGACCCCAATGACGCGAAAGAATGGTCCAAACTGGAAGAGATCAACGAGGTGATCGTCCGGAGAGCGGTAAAACTGGGGGGAACATGCACGGGCGAACACGGCGTGGGAATCGGAAAACGAAAATTCATGGAACTGGAGCACGGCCGCAGTTACGAGCTGATGAAACGCATCAAGGATCTCCTGGATCCCAAAGGCCTGATGAATCCAGGCAAGATTTTCATGTAA